Below is a window of Vibrio sp. SS-MA-C1-2 DNA.
AATCATACCGCCTTTTAAAATAACACTTGGCTTAACACCAAAAAATGCGGGCTTCCAAAGAACTAAATCTGCCAATTTTCCTTTTTCTATGGAACCAATCTCATGAGCCATACCGTGTGTAATGGCTGGATTGATCGTGTACTTGGCAATATAACGACGAAGACGGAAATTATCACTGTACTCTGAATCTTCAGGTAAATGACCACGTTGAACTTTCATTTTATGAGCTGTTTGCCATGTGCGAGTAATCACTTCACCGACACGCCCCATTGCTTGTGAGTCTGACGCAATCATAGAAAAAGCGCCTAGGTCGTGAAGAATATCTTCAGCGGCAATGGTCTCGCGACGGATTCGTGATTCCGCAAAAGCAACATCTTCAGCAATAGAGGGAGATAAATGATGACAAACCATCAACATATCAAGATGTTCATCAACGGTATTAACAGTATAAGGGCGAGTCGGATTTGTCGAAGAAGGTAAGATGTTTTTTTCACCTGCGGCTCGAATAATATCAGGCGCATGGCCACCACCTGCACCTTCAGTATGATAAGTATGAATAACACGATCACCAATGGCATTAAGTGTTGATTCTACAAAGCCGGATTCATTCAATGTATCAGTATGGATCGCAACTTGAACATCCATCTGATCGGCTACGGTTAGGCAGGTATCAATTGATGCTGGTGTTGTTCCCCAGTCTTCATGTAGTTTTAACCCAACCGCACCCGCTGCAACTTGTTCAATTAATCCTTCTGGATGGCTAGCATTACCTTTACCTAATAAGCCAAAATTCATTGGAAACTCATCAAGTGCTTCTAACATTCGGTGCATATTCCATGGGCCAGGTGTACAAGTTGTTGCATTTGTTCCGGTATTAGGCCCTGTACCACCGCCAATCATGGTCGTTACACCGGAGGATAACGCTTCTTCAATTTGTTGTGGGCAGATAAAATGAATATGAGAATCAACCCCTCCAGCCGTTAAAATTGAACCTTCACCAGCTAAAATCTCTGTACCTGGACCAATAATAATATCAACATCAGGTTGAACATCTGGATTCCCTGCCTTACCTAAGGCGTGTATTCGACCATCTTTAACGGCGACATCTGCCTTTACAACTCCCCAATAATCTAAAACAATCGCATTGGTGATCACCAAGTCTGGTGTTTCGCTGCTGGGTCTTTGACTTTGACCCATCCCATCACGAATTACTTTTCCGCCACCAAATTTCACTTCATCGCCATAAGTGGTGTAATCTTTTTCCACTTCTAACCATAACTCTGTATCTGCAAGTCGAACTCGATCACCAACCGTAGGACCGAACATTTCAGCGTAGGCTTTTCTAGATATCTTTGACATTTATCATTCCTTTTTAGTCATCACGGTAAGACGTTACAATTTGCCCATTACTTTGCCTTGAAAACCGTAGACTTCTAGCTTTCCTGAATAGCTAACTAATTCGATGGTTCTTGATTGTCCGGGTTCAAAACGGGTTGCAGTGCCTGCCGGAATGTTAAGGCGATAGCCCCGAGTGAGTTCTCTATCAAAGATCAGGAAAGGATTTACTTCATAAAAATGGTAATGAGAACCAATCTGTATTGGTCGATCTCCGGTATTTTTAACTGAGATTGAGCGTGTTTCTCTTCCTTCATTTAACTCGATGTCACCGGCGGCGGTTTCTACTTGTCCGGGGATCAGTCCGGTAAATGATCGATTATTATTACTCATCACTTTTCCTTAAACGATGGGGTCATGGATCGTGACAAGTTTTGTGCCATCAACAAAAGTCGCTTCTACTTGAATGTCAGGAATCATTGATGGAATTCCTTCCATTACATCATCGATACTTAAGAGGGTGCGACCAAAATCCATTAATTCAGAAACACTTTTCCCTTCTCTTGCTCCTTCCAATACCGCACTGCTAATAAATGCAATGGTTTCTGGATAATTGAGTTTGATGCCACGCTCTTTTCGTTGTTGAGCCAACATGCCAGCGCAAAATATCAGTAATTTGTCTTTTTCTCTTGGCGTTAATTCCATTTAACTAATCCTTTGATTGTTCTTTTGGATCTGAGATAGCTATTTATATTTAATATGCTGATTAATCGGTTTAATCAATTTGCATATGATTTAGCCACTGGTTAAAAAGTGACGGAAATTATGTTAACCAAATTCTTGGTATTTCAGGCCTCTCTTCTGTGTGAGCTTGTTTTACGTGCTGCCAAATATGAGTGAAAGCCATTAAAATATCCTCACTCCACTCAGCCAATGCTCTGATCACTATCAATTTATCAATTTGAGTCACACCAAGAATCATTGTCCTATTCATTTCTTTTAATGATAGGTTTTTTTGTTTCATAAATAAGATTTTAACTTGATTAAGCAAGTCTTGTACCAGTTCTAAATCTCCTTGATCTTTTGATGTGAAATAGAGGCTTGCAGACATAGGTTTATTCAATAAACCATTTTTTATCATTGAGTTATCGCCACCGGTAAAGCTTAAGCTTTCAGTTAAAACCGTTTCTTTTTCAATAACGATCTTAGTCCGACCATATATTTGACCTGCATTAAAGCACTCATTTTGTGCAGGGCGTCCAAAACAGTGCATTTCCCAGCCCCAAAATAGTGCGTCTTTTTCAAGAATGATGTCTGTTTCAAGGTAGCTATGGGCATCAGGAAAGAAAATATTCTCTTGTGGGAACCACTCTAATTGGGCACCTTTTTTCACATAAATGGTTTGTTTCTGTTTGGCATAGCGTTGTTGAGAGCGATAAAATTTAGTTGCGCCAGGAGTCGTCACTAAAACTTCGGCATTTTCATCAATGGTGATATTAATATTTAAACTATCGCCACCCACAACCCCGCCAGGTGGGTGAAGGAGGTAGATATGACATTTTTTACCATCAGGGTAGAGGGGGCGCTGTATCGCTAAAGGACCTGATTGTGATCTATGTTTTAAAACAGTTTTATCACCTCTATCAGTAAAAGAAAGTTGAAGGTCTGCTTTCCAACCTTTTCGTGTATCTTGTTCAATAGAGTGATTAATTGACGCGGATGTTGGTTTTGACAGCGCTTCCATTTGCTGACTCATAAAAATACCTCCCAAGCGTTATTGATGGGTTAATTGATTCATAAGTAAATTTAAGCAATTGTAATGCCAATAATTTTTAGTGAAGGGAAAGGCGAGAGGAAGTGTTAAATAAAAGAGAGGCTAAGTGAACAAGCCTCTCTAGCTCTTAATTTCAATTGTCTTTAAAAAGGACCTATCTCAATCATTTGAGCAATGACTAAAAAGCCAGCACTTAATACTGTGACGGTAACTAATAAAGGCAAGAAGAATTTCACCCAATTTATATAATTAACTTTAGCCATAACTAAAATTGCCATGAAATAACCAGATGTTGGGAATAAGATATTAGTTATTCCGTCACCCCATTGAGTAGCTAAAACAATTGTTTGGCGAGTTATTCCTAATAAATCTGCAAGAGGAATTAAAATGGGCATAGTTAATAATGTTTGCCCACTACCAGAAGGAACTAAAAAGTTAAAAACAGCCTGAGTAAATAATATACCAATAGAGACCATCGATGATGGTAGAGTTGCCAAAGCAATCGATAAATGATGAACAATAGTATCTAAAACGTTACCATCGACTAAAACAACAGAAACGGCTCGAGCAACACCAGTTATTAAAGCGCCTGTCAGCATATCTTGAAAAGATAAATTAAATTTATTACAGATCTCATTGGGCTTAATACCTGCAATGGCAGCCGCAAGAATAGACATACAAACAAATAATCCTGAAAGTTCGTAAAACCCAAGACCAAAAATAATGGTACTAGCAATAATTGCGACAAAAACAAAAAGTGTAATAATGCTTGAGTAGAATAATCGAGAACTTATTTCCTCAATGACAATATCAGGAGAAGCAATTGGTGTAACTCGGTTATTTTTTGCGTAATTTAAAATATAATAAATAGCAATAGACATAACAATTGTTAATGTCGCAAAGCGGAATAATGCACCAGAAAACATTGGTAATTCGGCTAACATATGCCCAAGTCCAACATTAGTTGGTGATGTGATACCAAATGCAAATCCAAATGTACAGCTAATTAGAACAAGTGCTACCCCCGTCATTTTGTCATATCCTAATTTTGCCATTAAAGGTATTACGATAGGTATATATGCAATACCTAATTCAGGAGTACCAACAAAAGCACAGATTGCTGAAAAAATAACCATTAAAATTGGGATAGCTAAATATTCAGACCCTTGTATCTTGTTAATTAATGTGTTGATACCAAATGAAATAACGCCAATTCTTTGTAATACACCAATTGAACCACCAACGAGAAGAGTGAGAAATACAACAGATGATGCTTCACTTAATCCTCTAGGTATTGCAGTCACAATTTGCATTAAGTCAACTGGGGAGTTTTCTGTTACCGTATAAGAACCAGCGACAACCGTTTGACGCCCATTTTCTAATGTAATTCTTGAAAACTCACCCGCTGGAATTAAATAGCTTAATACTGCTGATATAAGTAACATTCCAATTAGAATCAGATAGATGTCTGGAAACTCTTTTTTTACAGGTGCTTTAATATGTACGGTTGTATCTTGTTGCATTGATATTTCCCTTATCACAGTTAATTTACGTGGAGTGTTTGAATAACTTTTTAGTTATTAGTTGAAAGTACGTGTGATCTGTTTGCTTTCATCAATGTGTAATAAAGTCCCGCACCTAAGATAGCGCCAATAATCCAACCAAAACCGTTGAATATAGTAAGTGCAGGTACCCAGATTGTTGCGACAGCAAAGATCGCGGAGATTAAAGCTGAGAAAATAGCGATACGGTTCCAACCATTATTATAGTAATAACGTGAGTCAGGCGAAGAAGAGAAGAGATCTTGAACATCTAGTTCTTCTTTTTTTAACAGGTAATAATCTGCCATCATGATTCCGTAGATTGGCGCTAGCATTGCACCCAAGCTATTTACAAATCCCGCAATACCAATTTGACTTATCACAGAGACCCAAAGTGCACCAATAAAGAAAGAGATAATGGAAGTTAGTATGCCACCTTGTTTAAAGTTGATTTTTTCTGGCATTAGATTTGCCAAGCCATAAGCTGAAGGGATAAAGTTTGCAACGAGATTAATACCCACAGTAGCAGCAAAGAAACAGATAGCGGCGACGATGGTTAGGATTGGATTATTAACTCGTTCTATGATGTCAGCCGGATTTGTTAGGTTTTCACCAAATACAACGGCAGTGCCTGCAGTGACAAAGAGGGCGATAATCGAGAAGATTAAAACATTACCAGGTAAACCATACCAATTTCCTTTTTTCAACTCAGCTTCAGTTTTGACATTACGTGTGAAATCACCAAAGTTAATAACAACAGCAGCAAAGTAGGCAATCATCGTCCCCATAATTGCAAAGAAAGCAGAGATTGATGAGCCTTCATATTCGCTATTCCCTGCGAATATATTACTTACTGCAGGTAACATTTTATCACCAGCTTGATACCAGATAGCAATCATCAATACAATCATGACTAAATAGACAAAAGGGCCAGCCCAGTTCAAAAATTTGG
It encodes the following:
- the ureC gene encoding urease subunit alpha yields the protein MSKISRKAYAEMFGPTVGDRVRLADTELWLEVEKDYTTYGDEVKFGGGKVIRDGMGQSQRPSSETPDLVITNAIVLDYWGVVKADVAVKDGRIHALGKAGNPDVQPDVDIIIGPGTEILAGEGSILTAGGVDSHIHFICPQQIEEALSSGVTTMIGGGTGPNTGTNATTCTPGPWNMHRMLEALDEFPMNFGLLGKGNASHPEGLIEQVAAGAVGLKLHEDWGTTPASIDTCLTVADQMDVQVAIHTDTLNESGFVESTLNAIGDRVIHTYHTEGAGGGHAPDIIRAAGEKNILPSSTNPTRPYTVNTVDEHLDMLMVCHHLSPSIAEDVAFAESRIRRETIAAEDILHDLGAFSMIASDSQAMGRVGEVITRTWQTAHKMKVQRGHLPEDSEYSDNFRLRRYIAKYTINPAITHGMAHEIGSIEKGKLADLVLWKPAFFGVKPSVILKGGMIAMAPMGDPNASIPTPQPVHYRSMFGSSGKACQNTSMLFISKEAKKQKIDQQLDLKSLIGVVSNCRNISKSDMKLNDWMPKIEVDSQTYQVTADGQTLSCEPAEVLPMAQRYFLF
- a CDS encoding urease subunit beta, yielding MSNNNRSFTGLIPGQVETAAGDIELNEGRETRSISVKNTGDRPIQIGSHYHFYEVNPFLIFDRELTRGYRLNIPAGTATRFEPGQSRTIELVSYSGKLEVYGFQGKVMGKL
- the ureA gene encoding urease subunit gamma; its protein translation is MELTPREKDKLLIFCAGMLAQQRKERGIKLNYPETIAFISSAVLEGAREGKSVSELMDFGRTLLSIDDVMEGIPSMIPDIQVEATFVDGTKLVTIHDPIV
- a CDS encoding urease accessory protein UreD; amino-acid sequence: MGGIFMSQQMEALSKPTSASINHSIEQDTRKGWKADLQLSFTDRGDKTVLKHRSQSGPLAIQRPLYPDGKKCHIYLLHPPGGVVGGDSLNINITIDENAEVLVTTPGATKFYRSQQRYAKQKQTIYVKKGAQLEWFPQENIFFPDAHSYLETDIILEKDALFWGWEMHCFGRPAQNECFNAGQIYGRTKIVIEKETVLTESLSFTGGDNSMIKNGLLNKPMSASLYFTSKDQGDLELVQDLLNQVKILFMKQKNLSLKEMNRTMILGVTQIDKLIVIRALAEWSEDILMAFTHIWQHVKQAHTEERPEIPRIWLT
- a CDS encoding YfcC family protein; translation: MQQDTTVHIKAPVKKEFPDIYLILIGMLLISAVLSYLIPAGEFSRITLENGRQTVVAGSYTVTENSPVDLMQIVTAIPRGLSEASSVVFLTLLVGGSIGVLQRIGVISFGINTLINKIQGSEYLAIPILMVIFSAICAFVGTPELGIAYIPIVIPLMAKLGYDKMTGVALVLISCTFGFAFGITSPTNVGLGHMLAELPMFSGALFRFATLTIVMSIAIYYILNYAKNNRVTPIASPDIVIEEISSRLFYSSIITLFVFVAIIASTIIFGLGFYELSGLFVCMSILAAAIAGIKPNEICNKFNLSFQDMLTGALITGVARAVSVVLVDGNVLDTIVHHLSIALATLPSSMVSIGILFTQAVFNFLVPSGSGQTLLTMPILIPLADLLGITRQTIVLATQWGDGITNILFPTSGYFMAILVMAKVNYINWVKFFLPLLVTVTVLSAGFLVIAQMIEIGPF
- a CDS encoding NCS1 family nucleobase:cation symporter-1 → MDEQKEINIKACDPKLYNEDLAPIAKQKRNWGSFEIFNVWANDVQSLFGYTLAASLFISYGLNGWSVLAAIMAASIIIMVLCNLAGKPSIKYGIPSPVFARASMGVYGANIPSMTRAIVSMFWFAAQTYFASTAVTLLINTIFEPTIYFTFLSLTSVEWISYLLVWSFQLVMFMRGIDGITKFLNWAGPFVYLVMIVLMIAIWYQAGDKMLPAVSNIFAGNSEYEGSSISAFFAIMGTMIAYFAAVVINFGDFTRNVKTEAELKKGNWYGLPGNVLIFSIIALFVTAGTAVVFGENLTNPADIIERVNNPILTIVAAICFFAATVGINLVANFIPSAYGLANLMPEKINFKQGGILTSIISFFIGALWVSVISQIGIAGFVNSLGAMLAPIYGIMMADYYLLKKEELDVQDLFSSSPDSRYYYNNGWNRIAIFSALISAIFAVATIWVPALTIFNGFGWIIGAILGAGLYYTLMKANRSHVLSTNN